A stretch of Tachyglossus aculeatus isolate mTacAcu1 chromosome 3, mTacAcu1.pri, whole genome shotgun sequence DNA encodes these proteins:
- the HNRNPH3 gene encoding heterogeneous nuclear ribonucleoprotein H3 isoform X2, producing MDWVMKHNGPNDTASDGTVRLRGLPFGCSKEEIVQFFTGLEIVPNGITLTMDYQGRSTGEAFVQFASKEIAENALGKHKERIGHRYIEIFKSSRSEIKGFYDPPRRMLGQRPGPYDRPLGGRGGYYGAGRGSYGGFDDYGGYNNYGYGNDGFDDRMRDGRGMGGHGYGGAGDASSGFHGGHFVHMRGLPFRATENDIANFFSPLNPIRVHIDIGADGRATGEADVEFVTHEDAVAAMSKDKNNMQHRYIELFLNSTAGGGSGMGGSGMGGYGRDGMDNQGGYGSVGRMGMSSSYSGGYGTPDGLGGYGRGGGGSGGYYGQGGMSGGGWRGMY from the exons ATGGATTGGGTTATGAAACATAATGGTCCAAATGATACAGCTAGTGATGGAACAGTACGTCTTCGTGGACTGCCATTTGGTTGCAGCAAAGAGGAAATTGTTCAGTTCTTTACAG GGTTGGAAATCGTGCCAAATGGGATAACATTGACGATGGACTACCAGGGGAGAAGCACAGGGGAGGCCTTCGTGCAGTTTGCTTCAAAGGAGATAGCAGAAAATGCTCTGGGGAAACACAAGGAAAGAATAGGGCACag GTATATTGAGATCTTCAAGAGTAGCAGGAGCGAAATCAAAGGATTTTATGATCCACCACGGAGAATGCTGGGACAGCGACCGGGACCCTATGATAGACcattaggaggaagagggggttaTTATGGAGCTGGGCGTGGAA GTTATGGTGGTTTTGATGACTATGGaggctataataattatggctatGGAAATGATGGATTTGATGACAGAATGAGAGATGGGAGAG GTATGGGAGGCCACGGCTACGGTGGAGCCGGTGATGCAAGTTCAGGGTTTCACGGGGGCCATTTTGTCCATATGAGAGGGCTGCCATTTCGGGCGACCGAAAATGATATTGCTAAT TTCTTCTCACCACTGAACCCTATAAGAGTTCATATTGATATTGGAGCAGATGGCAGAGCGACAGGAGAAGCAGACGTGGAATTTGTGACACACGAAGATGCAGTGGCTGCCATGTCGAAAGATAAAAATAACATGC AACACAGATATATCGAACTGTTCCTGAACTCCACTGCCGGAGGAGGTTCGGGGATGGGAGGTTCTGGAATGGGAGGCTACGGCCGAGATGGAATGG ATAATCAGGGAGGTTACGGCTCTGTCGGCCGGATGGGAATGAGTAGCAGTTACAGCGGAGGATACGGTACTCCTGATGGCCTGGGTGGTTACG GTCGTGGTGGAGGTGGCAGTGGAGGATACTATGGGCAAGGGGGTATGAGCGGAGGTGGATGGCGTGGGATGTACTGA
- the HNRNPH3 gene encoding heterogeneous nuclear ribonucleoprotein H3 isoform X1, producing MDWVMKHNGPNDTASDGTVRLRGLPFGCSKEEIVQFFTGLEIVPNGITLTMDYQGRSTGEAFVQFASKEIAENALGKHKERIGHRYIEIFKSSRSEIKGFYDPPRRMLGQRPGPYDRPLGGRGGYYGAGRGSMYDRMRRGGDGYDGGYGGFDDYGGYNNYGYGNDGFDDRMRDGRGMGGHGYGGAGDASSGFHGGHFVHMRGLPFRATENDIANFFSPLNPIRVHIDIGADGRATGEADVEFVTHEDAVAAMSKDKNNMQHRYIELFLNSTAGGGSGMGGSGMGGYGRDGMDNQGGYGSVGRMGMSSSYSGGYGTPDGLGGYGRGGGGSGGYYGQGGMSGGGWRGMY from the exons ATGGATTGGGTTATGAAACATAATGGTCCAAATGATACAGCTAGTGATGGAACAGTACGTCTTCGTGGACTGCCATTTGGTTGCAGCAAAGAGGAAATTGTTCAGTTCTTTACAG GGTTGGAAATCGTGCCAAATGGGATAACATTGACGATGGACTACCAGGGGAGAAGCACAGGGGAGGCCTTCGTGCAGTTTGCTTCAAAGGAGATAGCAGAAAATGCTCTGGGGAAACACAAGGAAAGAATAGGGCACag GTATATTGAGATCTTCAAGAGTAGCAGGAGCGAAATCAAAGGATTTTATGATCCACCACGGAGAATGCTGGGACAGCGACCGGGACCCTATGATAGACcattaggaggaagagggggttaTTATGGAGCTGGGCGTGGAAGTATGTATGACAGAATGCGACGAGGAGGTGATGGATATGACGGTG GTTATGGTGGTTTTGATGACTATGGaggctataataattatggctatGGAAATGATGGATTTGATGACAGAATGAGAGATGGGAGAG GTATGGGAGGCCACGGCTACGGTGGAGCCGGTGATGCAAGTTCAGGGTTTCACGGGGGCCATTTTGTCCATATGAGAGGGCTGCCATTTCGGGCGACCGAAAATGATATTGCTAAT TTCTTCTCACCACTGAACCCTATAAGAGTTCATATTGATATTGGAGCAGATGGCAGAGCGACAGGAGAAGCAGACGTGGAATTTGTGACACACGAAGATGCAGTGGCTGCCATGTCGAAAGATAAAAATAACATGC AACACAGATATATCGAACTGTTCCTGAACTCCACTGCCGGAGGAGGTTCGGGGATGGGAGGTTCTGGAATGGGAGGCTACGGCCGAGATGGAATGG ATAATCAGGGAGGTTACGGCTCTGTCGGCCGGATGGGAATGAGTAGCAGTTACAGCGGAGGATACGGTACTCCTGATGGCCTGGGTGGTTACG GTCGTGGTGGAGGTGGCAGTGGAGGATACTATGGGCAAGGGGGTATGAGCGGAGGTGGATGGCGTGGGATGTACTGA
- the HNRNPH3 gene encoding heterogeneous nuclear ribonucleoprotein H3 isoform X3, with protein MDWVMKHNGPNDTASDGTVRLRGLPFGCSKEEIVQFFTGLEIVPNGITLTMDYQGRSTGEAFVQFASKEIAENALGKHKERIGHRYIEIFKSSRSEIKGFYDPPRRMLGQRPGPYDRPLGGRGGYYGAGRGSMGGHGYGGAGDASSGFHGGHFVHMRGLPFRATENDIANFFSPLNPIRVHIDIGADGRATGEADVEFVTHEDAVAAMSKDKNNMQHRYIELFLNSTAGGGSGMGGSGMGGYGRDGMDNQGGYGSVGRMGMSSSYSGGYGTPDGLGGYGRGGGGSGGYYGQGGMSGGGWRGMY; from the exons ATGGATTGGGTTATGAAACATAATGGTCCAAATGATACAGCTAGTGATGGAACAGTACGTCTTCGTGGACTGCCATTTGGTTGCAGCAAAGAGGAAATTGTTCAGTTCTTTACAG GGTTGGAAATCGTGCCAAATGGGATAACATTGACGATGGACTACCAGGGGAGAAGCACAGGGGAGGCCTTCGTGCAGTTTGCTTCAAAGGAGATAGCAGAAAATGCTCTGGGGAAACACAAGGAAAGAATAGGGCACag GTATATTGAGATCTTCAAGAGTAGCAGGAGCGAAATCAAAGGATTTTATGATCCACCACGGAGAATGCTGGGACAGCGACCGGGACCCTATGATAGACcattaggaggaagagggggttaTTATGGAGCTGGGCGTGGAA GTATGGGAGGCCACGGCTACGGTGGAGCCGGTGATGCAAGTTCAGGGTTTCACGGGGGCCATTTTGTCCATATGAGAGGGCTGCCATTTCGGGCGACCGAAAATGATATTGCTAAT TTCTTCTCACCACTGAACCCTATAAGAGTTCATATTGATATTGGAGCAGATGGCAGAGCGACAGGAGAAGCAGACGTGGAATTTGTGACACACGAAGATGCAGTGGCTGCCATGTCGAAAGATAAAAATAACATGC AACACAGATATATCGAACTGTTCCTGAACTCCACTGCCGGAGGAGGTTCGGGGATGGGAGGTTCTGGAATGGGAGGCTACGGCCGAGATGGAATGG ATAATCAGGGAGGTTACGGCTCTGTCGGCCGGATGGGAATGAGTAGCAGTTACAGCGGAGGATACGGTACTCCTGATGGCCTGGGTGGTTACG GTCGTGGTGGAGGTGGCAGTGGAGGATACTATGGGCAAGGGGGTATGAGCGGAGGTGGATGGCGTGGGATGTACTGA
- the HNRNPH3 gene encoding heterogeneous nuclear ribonucleoprotein H3 isoform X4, whose amino-acid sequence MLGQRPGPYDRPLGGRGGYYGAGRGSMYDRMRRGGDGYDGGYGGFDDYGGYNNYGYGNDGFDDRMRDGRGMGGHGYGGAGDASSGFHGGHFVHMRGLPFRATENDIANFFSPLNPIRVHIDIGADGRATGEADVEFVTHEDAVAAMSKDKNNMQHRYIELFLNSTAGGGSGMGGSGMGGYGRDGMDNQGGYGSVGRMGMSSSYSGGYGTPDGLGGYGRGGGGSGGYYGQGGMSGGGWRGMY is encoded by the exons ATGCTGGGACAGCGACCGGGACCCTATGATAGACcattaggaggaagagggggttaTTATGGAGCTGGGCGTGGAAGTATGTATGACAGAATGCGACGAGGAGGTGATGGATATGACGGTG GTTATGGTGGTTTTGATGACTATGGaggctataataattatggctatGGAAATGATGGATTTGATGACAGAATGAGAGATGGGAGAG GTATGGGAGGCCACGGCTACGGTGGAGCCGGTGATGCAAGTTCAGGGTTTCACGGGGGCCATTTTGTCCATATGAGAGGGCTGCCATTTCGGGCGACCGAAAATGATATTGCTAAT TTCTTCTCACCACTGAACCCTATAAGAGTTCATATTGATATTGGAGCAGATGGCAGAGCGACAGGAGAAGCAGACGTGGAATTTGTGACACACGAAGATGCAGTGGCTGCCATGTCGAAAGATAAAAATAACATGC AACACAGATATATCGAACTGTTCCTGAACTCCACTGCCGGAGGAGGTTCGGGGATGGGAGGTTCTGGAATGGGAGGCTACGGCCGAGATGGAATGG ATAATCAGGGAGGTTACGGCTCTGTCGGCCGGATGGGAATGAGTAGCAGTTACAGCGGAGGATACGGTACTCCTGATGGCCTGGGTGGTTACG GTCGTGGTGGAGGTGGCAGTGGAGGATACTATGGGCAAGGGGGTATGAGCGGAGGTGGATGGCGTGGGATGTACTGA